CGACGGTTGATTTCTCGATGTGGTAACGCTCATCCACTTCGGGCGATACCTCAAGTCCGAATTGTTGAGCTGTACCCGACATAAACTGCCACAATCCGCTGGCACGGGCCGGTGAGACCGCCCGGGGGTCGAGGCTGCTTTCAATCACGGCAAGGTATTTTATATCATCCGGCACCCCTTCTCGTTTTAAAATAGGCTCGATCACCGGGAAGATACGGTTTGCGCGTTTGAAGAGGAGCAGGGTGGTGGAGTGAAAGTAGGTGAAACTGTTCAGTTCGCGGTCCATCCGCTCGTGGAGATCGTACCGGTCGAACACGATCTTTTCACCCGCGAACATCATCTCTCCGGGAACATCAACCGATGCTGTCATGGAGAGTACTTGCGGACGTTCCAGTTCTACTTTCTCCGAATCGTTGTTCGACAAGGTCATAACTGTGATAATACTCACGGCTACAATAGCTAAAAAAATGTATATGATGTTTCTTTTCATCGGTAAGGAATGTTATAATACGGATTTATTTGTGTCAAATATACAACTATATTAAAAATACTCCAACTATTCATTAAACTT
This portion of the Petrimonas sulfuriphila genome encodes:
- a CDS encoding lytic transglycosylase domain-containing protein, encoding MKRNIIYIFLAIVAVSIITVMTLSNNDSEKVELERPQVLSMTASVDVPGEMMFAGEKIVFDRYDLHERMDRELNSFTYFHSTTLLLFKRANRIFPVIEPILKREGVPDDIKYLAVIESSLDPRAVSPARASGLWQFMSGTAQQFGLEVSPEVDERYHIEKSTVAACRYLKDAYRKLGSWSAAALSYNGGQARITSEITKQQTDKALDLWLVEETTRYYFRMLAIKTLFENPTQYGFVLRSDQLYKPMEFKEVMVSSAIPSLASFAKENGITYAQLKDFNSWLRDTKLTNKSGKNYTVLIPTRESLYYKKGEKIKIHDERWIAR